One window of Pieris rapae chromosome 14, ilPieRapa1.1, whole genome shotgun sequence genomic DNA carries:
- the LOC123689745 gene encoding uncharacterized protein LOC123689745 translates to MGNRTVTVNDISFIFKSKQNPKSRRFSLQITISELPNLESMDEVPLSKSLGFSGKRLGRTLDDAHLGKKFNDLYQEMMKASQEEEKHDVHDYSDLTRLKGLADRRRSIMASPAGKRRARCQAIRREKLNSQSLQSHFEHSRQNNNQDSV, encoded by the exons ATGGGTAACAGAACAGTAACAG ttaacgatatctcttttatttttaagtctaaACAAAATCCGAAATCCAGAAGATTTTCCTTACAGATAACAATATCAGAACTACCCAACTTAGAATCAATGGATGAAGTACCATTATCCAAGTCGTTAGGTTTTTCTGGTAAGCGCCTCGGTCGGACCTTGGACGATGCCCATTTGGGTAAGAAATTTAACGACTTGTATCAAGAAATGATGAAGGCCAGTCAAGAAGAAGAAAAGCATGATGTCCATGATTATTCTGACTTAACTAGACTAAAAG GTTTAGCTGATCGAAGACGCTCCATAATGGCGTCTCCAGCTGGTAAAAGGCGTGCCCGATGTCAAGCTATACGACGAGAAAAACTGAACAGCCAAAGCCTACAGAGTCACTTCGAACATTCTAGACAAAATAACAATCAAGACAGtgtctaa
- the LOC111001935 gene encoding cytosolic 10-formyltetrahydrofolate dehydrogenase has protein sequence MPPVAVPNEAPKKSLRIAIIGQSTFAAEVFKLLLKDGHQVVGVFTVLDKGNREDPLATIASQNGIPVFKYKSWRIKGKVIPEVLEEYKSVEADLNVLPFCTQFIPMEVILYPQYQSICYHPSILPRHRGASSVNWTLIEGDTTCGLSIFWADDGLDTGPILLQKSFPCTIDDTVDTIYNKYLYPEGIKALSESVNMVANGTAPKINQTEEGATYDPALFKAETHQIDWSKGGVALHNFIRGLDSSPGATTFIKPQSKDSENENIEIKFFGSSLWEGEYEAEGDVIIIPGLNKPAVIHDGGLLITANDGVKLNIQRLKVNGKMINAQNFYKANENKVSLELTDEEKQFVENARNIWKAILRIDIDNDTDFFDSGAGSMDVVRLVEEIKDLVNIELQNEDIYMNTTFEEFYNIAVLKARGDSSNQEINYEGVEMETNKMKIKFPTQLFIDGQFVDSDSGKTLTLINPSDESVICKVQSASKNDVDKAVKAAKKAFEEGEWSKISARERGQILFKLADLMEQHKEELATIESIDSGAVYTLALKTHVGMSIETWRYYAGWCDKIQGSTIPINHARPNRNLTLTKKEPIGVCALITPWNYPLMMLSWKMAACLAAGNTVVMKPAAVCPLTALKFAELCVRAGVPRGVVNILPGSGTVCGQALADHPLVRKLGFTGSTEIGQTIMKSCAASNMKKVSLELGGKSPLVIFEDCDMDKAVRNGMASVFFNKGENCIAAGRLFVEESIHDEFVRRVVVETKKISIGDPLNRGTAHGPQNHKAHMDKLIEFCERGVKEGAKLVYGGKRVDRPGYFFEPTIFTNVTDDMWIAKEESFGPIMIISQFNSKNMDEVIRRANNTEYGLASGVFTKDVSRALQFAEKIDAGTVFINTYNKTDVAAPFGGFKQSGFGKDLGQDALNEYLKTKTVTIEY, from the exons ATGCCACCCGTTGCTGTGCCCAATGAG gcGCCAAAAAAATCGCTTCGGATTGCAATTATCGGACAGAGTACGTTCGCTGCggaagtttttaaattacttttaaaggaTGGACACCAAGTTGTCGGTGTATTCACTGTCTTAGATAAAGGAAACAGAGAGGATCCTCTGG caaCCATCGCGTCACAAAATGGAATACCAGTATTCAAATACAAGAGTTGGAGAATCAAAGGCAAAGTTATACCAGAAGTTCTAGAAGAATACAAATCC GTAGAAGCAGATTTGAACGTTCTACCATTCTGCACCCAATTTATCCCCATGGAAGTGATTCTCTACCCCCAGTACCAAAGTATTTGCTACCACCCCAGTATCCTCCCGAGACATAGAGGAGCGTCATCCGTGAATTG gacCCTTATAGAAGGCGACACAACTTGTGGTCTTTCCATATTCTGGGCGGATGACGGTTTAGACACAGGACCAATTTTACTGCAAAAAAGTTTTCCGTGCACTATTGATGACACTGTtgacacaatttataataaatatttatatcccgaag GAATTAAGGCTTTATCTGAATCGGTAAATATGGTAGCAAACGGTACAGCACCGAAAATTAATCAAACAGAGGAAGGAGCTACTTATGATCCAGCATTGTTTAAGGCAGAGACGCATCAG ATCGATTGGTCCAAAGGTGGTGTAGCCCTACACAACTTTATCAGAGGACTTGATTCGTCTCCAGGAGCCACCACTTTCATTAAACCACAATCCAAAGAcagtgaaaatgaaaatattgagaTCAAGTTCTTTGGCTCTTCTCTATGGGAAGGCGAATATGAAGCAGAGGgagatgttattattatacctgGATTAAATAAACCGGCTGTGATTCATGATGGTGGTTTGCTGATTACAGCAAATGATGGTGTAAAG TTAAACATACAAAGATTAAAAGTAAACGGAAAAATGATCAACgcacaaaatttttataaagccAATGAAAACAAAGTATCGCTAGAGTTAACTGACGAAGAAAAGCAATTCGTTGAGAACGCTAGAAATATTTGGAAAGCAATACTTAGAATAGACATAGACAATGACACGGATTTCTTCGACTCGGGAGCAGGATCCATGGATGTTGTTAGATTAGTAGAAGAAATCAAAGATTTAGTTAATATAGAATTACAAAACGAAGACATTTATATGAACACAACGTTTGaagaattttacaatatagCAGTTTTAAAAGCAAGAGGAGATTCGAGTAATCAAGAAATTAATTACGAAGGTGTTGAGATggaaactaataaaatgaaaataaaattcccAACACAATTGTTCATTGATGGACAGTTTGTTGATTCTGATAGTGGAAAGACTTTAACATTGATTAATCCAAGTGACGAGTCAGTTATATGCAAAGTACAGAGTGCGTCCAAAAATGATGTTGATAAAGCTGTAAAGGCTGCGAAGAAGGCATTTGAGGAAGGGGAATGGTCGAAAATCAGCGCCAGGGAGCGTGGAcaaattttattcaa GTTAGCAGACCTTATGGAGCAACATAAAGAAGAACTCGCCACTATAGAATCGATTGACTCAGGTGCAGTATACACGTTGGCCCTCAAAACTCACGTGGGAATGTCCATTGAAACCTGGAGATATTACGCGGGCTGGTGTGACAAAATTCAAGGATCTACAATCCCCATTAATCATGCCAGACCCAATAGAAATTTGACTTTAACGAAGAAGGAACCAATTGGTGTCTGTGCGCTCATTACCCCATGGAACTACCCGCTCATGATGCTTTCGTGGAAGATGGCAGCCTGCTTGGCCGCTGGCAACACCGTTGTTATGAAGCCTGCAGCg GTTTGTCCACTTACCGCTCTCAAATTCGCTGAACTATGCGTGCGCGCCGGCGTGCCTCGTGGTGTAGTAAATATTCTCCCAGGAAGTGGCACGGTCTGTGGTCAGGCTCTGGCTGACCATCCACTAGTTAGGAAACTTGGATTCACTGGCAGTACTGAAAttg GTCAAACTATAATGAAATCCTGCGCAGCGTCCAATATGAAAAAGGTGTCGTTAGAGCTGGGTGGAAAGTCACCGCTCGTGATATTTGAAGACTGTGACATGGATAAGGCTGTTAGGAAT GGTATGGCATCAGTATTCTTCAATAAAGGCGAAAATTGCATAGCAGCTGGTCGTCTATTTGTAGAGGAGTCCATACATGATGAGTTTGTTAGAAGAGTTGTAGTAGAAACGAAGAAGATAAGTATCGGGGACCCACTTAACAGAGGAACAGCCCATGGCCCCCAAAACCACAAGGCACATATGGATAAATTGATTGAG TTCTGTGAACGAGGAGTAAAAGAGGGCGCAAAATTAGTATACGGCGGTAAAAGAGTAGACCGACCAGGCTACTTCTTTGAACCAACAATCTTTACTAATGTCACAGATGATATGTGGATAGCGAAAGAGGAGTCGTTTGGGCCTATTATGATTATCAGCCAGTTTAATAGCAA